The following are encoded together in the Nocardia sp. XZ_19_385 genome:
- a CDS encoding TetR/AcrR family transcriptional regulator encodes MTKPPIRAPRAVAGSAVARRKAELRQSIIDTAFVCFAEKGYHATGIADIAGQLGIGHGTFYRYFSNKRDIIDHVIDDLAGRIVETLGTENAPDAATSLDEYRAQLDRIGTALTRILIQDRRIAQLLLFHATGIDDELTARLYGLLDTADALTAGYLEHGVELGYLRADLDTLNTAKAVTGMLLAGIVHGLRDPDEAAIEALTEAIRRLLIDGVRKD; translated from the coding sequence ATGACGAAGCCACCGATCCGAGCCCCCCGAGCGGTGGCAGGCAGCGCCGTAGCGCGTCGTAAAGCCGAACTGCGCCAAAGCATCATCGACACCGCATTCGTCTGCTTCGCGGAGAAGGGCTATCACGCCACCGGTATCGCCGATATCGCAGGTCAGCTGGGTATCGGGCACGGCACGTTCTACCGCTACTTCAGCAATAAACGCGACATCATCGACCACGTCATCGACGATCTGGCGGGGCGCATCGTCGAAACGCTGGGCACCGAGAACGCCCCCGACGCGGCCACCAGCCTTGACGAATACCGCGCGCAGCTGGACCGGATCGGCACCGCCCTGACCCGGATCCTGATCCAGGACCGGCGGATCGCCCAGCTGCTGCTGTTCCACGCCACCGGGATCGACGACGAACTCACCGCCCGGCTCTACGGCCTGCTCGATACCGCCGACGCGCTGACCGCGGGATATCTGGAGCACGGCGTCGAACTCGGTTATCTGCGTGCCGATCTCGACACCCTCAATACCGCCAAGGCGGTCACCGGCATGCTGCTCGCCGGGATTGTGCACGGTCTGCGCGATCCCGACGAAGCCGCCATCGAAGCGCTCACCGAGGCGATCCGCCGTTTACTCATCGACGGCGTGCGCAAGGACTGA
- a CDS encoding DivIVA domain-containing protein, with amino-acid sequence MTPEDVSRIHFAMPPVGHRGYHADEVDAFLELVASTLEGTGVLTADDVRHVHFDAPRFGGRGYQADQVDEFLDRVRIELEIRQRGTRPVPAAANGSEPAALLTPDDVHRMRFTSAPVGRRGYHEEEVDAFMDLVAATLAHGTPGSLTIADVRGVHFTEARLGTRGYARDEVDAFMDLVITALEKSHHH; translated from the coding sequence ATGACCCCCGAGGACGTGAGCCGGATCCATTTCGCCATGCCACCGGTCGGGCATCGCGGCTACCACGCGGACGAGGTCGACGCGTTCCTGGAGTTGGTCGCCTCGACGCTGGAGGGAACAGGGGTGCTCACCGCCGACGATGTGCGGCACGTGCACTTCGACGCGCCCCGCTTCGGTGGGCGCGGATACCAGGCCGATCAGGTCGACGAGTTCCTCGACCGGGTGCGGATCGAGCTGGAGATCCGGCAGCGCGGAACCCGGCCGGTTCCCGCCGCCGCCAACGGTTCCGAGCCCGCCGCCCTCTTAACCCCCGATGACGTGCACCGGATGCGATTCACCTCGGCGCCCGTGGGACGGCGGGGGTATCACGAAGAGGAGGTCGACGCGTTCATGGATCTCGTCGCCGCCACGCTCGCGCACGGTACGCCGGGCAGTCTCACCATCGCGGACGTGCGCGGTGTGCATTTCACCGAAGCGCGGCTCGGGACAAGGGGTTACGCGCGCGACGAAGTGGATGCGTTCATGGACTTGGTGATCACGGCGCTCGAAAAGAGCCACCACCACTGA
- a CDS encoding GtrA family protein has protein sequence MTVVQSVVDRLPEPYRSKAIQHRELMKFAVVGAVTWFIDTGVVYAAKLTVLGEKPLTARLLGVLIAIIASYILNREWSFRTRGGRQRHHEAALFFAVSALGIAVTLLPQAISLYVLNLRVPHVGPLTQAVANFVTGQILGVLLAMGFRFWAFRRFVFPDDLREAELHSIQG, from the coding sequence ATGACCGTGGTGCAGTCTGTTGTCGATCGTTTGCCGGAGCCCTATCGCTCCAAGGCGATACAGCACCGCGAGCTGATGAAATTCGCGGTGGTCGGCGCCGTCACTTGGTTCATCGATACCGGTGTGGTGTACGCGGCGAAGCTGACGGTGCTCGGTGAGAAACCGCTGACAGCGCGGCTGCTGGGTGTGCTGATCGCGATCATCGCGTCCTACATCCTCAATCGCGAATGGTCCTTCCGGACCCGCGGCGGTCGCCAGCGCCACCACGAGGCGGCCCTGTTCTTCGCGGTCAGCGCCCTGGGCATCGCCGTCACCCTGCTGCCGCAGGCGATCTCGCTCTACGTCCTGAATCTGCGGGTGCCGCACGTCGGCCCGCTCACCCAGGCGGTCGCCAACTTCGTCACCGGCCAGATCCTCGGCGTCCTGCTGGCGATGGGTTTCCGCTTCTGGGCGTTCCGCCGCTTCGTCTTCCCGGATGACCTGCGCGAAGCCGAACTGCACAGCATCCAGGGCTGA
- the ruvB gene encoding Holliday junction branch migration DNA helicase RuvB gives MPEETLSDEQSQVTASYLKSDGDIEASLRPKSLDDFIGQPRVREQLALVLRGAKQRGGTPDHVLLSGPPGLGKTSMAMIIAGELGTALRITSGPALERAGDLAAMLSNLVDGDVLFIDEIHRIARPAEEMLYLAMEDFRVDVVVGKGPGATSIPLDIAPFTLVGATTRSGALTGPLRDRFGFTGHMDFYEPDELLRILQRSAQILGVEVERDAAAEIAGRSRGTPRIANRLLRRVRDYAEVRADGRITRPIAQAALEVYDVDVLGLDRLDRAVLTALVRGFNGGPVGVSTLAVAVGEEAATVEEVCEPFLVRAGMVARTPRGRVATAAAWEHLGLVPPADLAFGSIDVRAREPQPTLDLFNRPSPAGS, from the coding sequence ATGCCCGAAGAAACCTTGTCCGATGAGCAATCGCAGGTCACCGCAAGCTATTTGAAGTCCGACGGGGACATCGAAGCCAGCCTGCGCCCGAAATCCCTGGACGATTTCATCGGCCAGCCGCGCGTCCGGGAACAGTTGGCACTGGTGCTGCGCGGCGCGAAACAGCGCGGCGGCACACCCGATCACGTCCTGCTGTCCGGTCCGCCCGGCCTCGGCAAGACCTCGATGGCGATGATCATCGCCGGCGAACTCGGTACCGCCCTGCGCATCACCTCCGGCCCCGCGCTGGAACGCGCCGGCGACCTCGCGGCCATGCTCAGCAACCTGGTCGACGGCGACGTGCTGTTCATCGACGAGATCCACCGCATCGCCCGGCCCGCCGAGGAGATGCTGTACCTGGCGATGGAGGACTTCCGCGTCGACGTGGTCGTCGGCAAAGGCCCCGGCGCCACCTCGATCCCGCTCGACATCGCACCGTTCACCCTGGTGGGCGCGACAACTCGCTCCGGCGCGCTGACCGGCCCGCTGCGGGACCGCTTCGGTTTCACCGGGCACATGGATTTCTACGAACCCGACGAACTGCTGCGCATCCTGCAGCGCTCGGCCCAGATCCTCGGCGTCGAGGTCGAACGCGACGCCGCCGCCGAGATCGCAGGCCGTTCCCGAGGCACGCCGCGTATCGCCAACCGGCTGCTGCGCCGCGTCCGCGACTACGCGGAGGTCCGCGCCGACGGCCGCATCACCCGGCCCATCGCCCAGGCCGCCCTCGAGGTCTATGACGTCGACGTCTTGGGCTTGGACCGCTTGGACCGCGCTGTATTGACCGCTCTGGTACGCGGTTTCAACGGCGGTCCCGTCGGCGTCTCCACCCTCGCCGTCGCGGTGGGGGAGGAAGCTGCCACCGTCGAGGAGGTCTGCGAGCCCTTCTTGGTCCGCGCAGGAATGGTCGCCCGCACGCCACGCGGGCGCGTCGCCACGGCCGCAGCCTGGGAGCATCTCGGTCTGGTCCCACCCGCCGACTTGGCGTTCGGTTCCATCGACGTCCGTGCCCGCGAGCCCCAGCCGACCCTGGACCTCTTCAACCGTCCCTCGCCTGCGGGCAGCTAA
- the ruvA gene encoding Holliday junction branch migration protein RuvA — protein sequence MIASVRGEVLEIALDHTVIEAGGIGYRLNATPSTLATLTRGAEIRLYTAMIVREDSQTLFGFADTESRDLFGLLQTVSGVGPRLAMAVLAVLEPEALRKALAESNVAALTRVPGIGKRGAERMVVELRDKVNLIPVQAGPPGSGPAVAITPVRDQVVEALTGLSFPLKQAEQAVDSVLAEQPAADTATALRAALSLLGKNR from the coding sequence GTGATCGCGTCGGTACGCGGTGAGGTGCTCGAAATCGCGCTCGACCACACGGTGATCGAGGCGGGCGGAATCGGGTACCGCCTGAACGCGACCCCGTCGACGCTGGCCACGCTCACCCGCGGCGCGGAGATCCGGCTCTACACCGCGATGATCGTCCGCGAGGATTCGCAGACACTGTTCGGGTTCGCCGACACCGAATCGCGCGACCTGTTCGGTCTGCTGCAAACCGTGTCGGGGGTGGGCCCGCGCCTGGCCATGGCGGTGCTCGCGGTACTCGAGCCCGAAGCGCTGCGCAAAGCACTCGCCGAGAGCAACGTGGCGGCTCTGACCCGCGTGCCCGGCATCGGCAAGCGCGGCGCCGAACGCATGGTCGTCGAATTGCGCGACAAGGTCAATCTCATTCCGGTGCAGGCAGGTCCGCCGGGCAGCGGGCCCGCCGTCGCGATCACGCCGGTGCGTGACCAGGTGGTGGAAGCGCTCACGGGCCTCAGCTTCCCGCTGAAACAGGCCGAGCAAGCCGTGGATTCGGTCCTGGCCGAACAGCCCGCCGCCGACACCGCCACCGCCCTGCGCGCCGCGCTGAGCCTGCTCGGTAAGAACCGATAG
- the ruvC gene encoding crossover junction endodeoxyribonuclease RuvC yields the protein MRVMGVDPGLTRCGISMVEGGIGRKVTAIAVDVVRTPPEMDLAQRLMLVADAAETWMDTHKPEAVAIERVFAQHNVRTAMGTAQAGGVIALAAARRGIPVAFHTPSEVKASVTGSGTAGKAQVTTMVTRILGLAVAPKPADAADALALAICHCWRAPLLDRMAKAEAQAAEVRRRYTEKLAEQRKAVRG from the coding sequence GTGCGGGTGATGGGCGTGGACCCCGGGCTCACCCGGTGCGGGATCAGCATGGTCGAGGGCGGGATCGGCCGGAAGGTCACGGCCATCGCCGTGGACGTGGTGCGGACGCCGCCCGAGATGGATCTGGCGCAGCGGTTGATGCTGGTGGCCGACGCGGCCGAAACCTGGATGGACACACACAAACCCGAGGCCGTCGCGATCGAGCGCGTGTTCGCGCAGCACAACGTGCGCACCGCGATGGGCACGGCCCAGGCCGGCGGGGTGATCGCGCTCGCGGCGGCCCGGCGCGGCATACCCGTGGCGTTTCACACGCCCAGCGAGGTGAAAGCATCGGTGACCGGTAGCGGCACCGCCGGCAAGGCGCAGGTGACGACGATGGTGACGCGGATCCTCGGGTTGGCGGTGGCGCCGAAACCGGCGGACGCGGCTGATGCGCTGGCTCTGGCGATCTGTCATTGTTGGCGGGCGCCGCTGCTGGATCGCATGGCCAAAGCCGAAGCGCAGGCGGCGGAGGTCCGCAGGCGCTACACCGAAAAGCTTGCTGAACAACGGAAGGCGGTACGCGGGTGA
- a CDS encoding O-acetyl-ADP-ribose deacetylase, whose product MVSLVLVRGDITAQSVDAIVNAANSSLLGGGGVDGAIHRKGGPEILAECRALRASHYGKGLKTGQAVATTAGKLDARWVIHTVGPVWSATEDRSDLLASCYRESLRVAAELGARTVAFPAISTGIYGWPLDDGARIAVETVRGSTTQVAEVRFVLFDETAYSAFAAQVN is encoded by the coding sequence ATGGTTTCGCTGGTTTTGGTACGCGGTGACATCACCGCGCAATCGGTTGACGCGATCGTCAACGCGGCCAACTCCTCGCTGCTCGGCGGCGGGGGAGTGGACGGTGCGATCCACCGCAAAGGCGGCCCCGAAATCCTGGCCGAATGCCGTGCATTGCGCGCTTCGCACTACGGCAAAGGGCTCAAAACCGGCCAGGCTGTAGCGACTACGGCGGGCAAGCTGGACGCCCGTTGGGTTATCCACACCGTCGGCCCGGTCTGGTCGGCGACCGAGGACCGTTCCGACCTCCTGGCTTCTTGTTATCGCGAATCCTTGCGCGTCGCAGCCGAACTCGGCGCGCGCACGGTCGCCTTTCCCGCCATCTCCACCGGTATCTACGGCTGGCCCCTGGACGACGGTGCTCGCATCGCCGTGGAAACGGTGCGTGGCAGCACGACTCAGGTCGCGGAGGTGCGGTTCGTTCTCTTCGACGAAACGGCGTACTCTGCCTTCGCCGCTCAGGTGAACTGA
- a CDS encoding metalloregulator ArsR/SmtB family transcription factor, with amino-acid sequence MDEVAGAIADPIRREILEMLDGQQLTAGDIAARFEISRPAISRHLRVLRESGLVRAELVGRQRVYALDTEPLGELADWITRFGRNAWERRFDALETEVYRTRREHRAAADQETARENTA; translated from the coding sequence GTGGACGAAGTGGCAGGGGCCATCGCCGACCCGATCCGGCGGGAAATCCTGGAAATGCTCGACGGACAGCAACTGACCGCGGGTGATATCGCAGCGCGATTCGAGATCAGCCGGCCCGCGATCAGCCGGCACCTGCGGGTGCTGCGCGAAAGCGGTCTGGTCCGCGCCGAACTCGTGGGCCGACAGCGGGTCTACGCCCTCGACACCGAACCGCTCGGCGAGCTCGCCGACTGGATCACGCGGTTCGGCCGCAACGCCTGGGAACGCCGCTTCGACGCATTGGAAACCGAGGTCTACCGAACCCGGCGCGAACACCGCGCCGCGGCAGACCAGGAAACAGCAAGGGAGAACACAGCATGA
- a CDS encoding SRPBCC family protein has protein sequence MTTQPTGRLLTTDAGRDLILTRTYRAPIADVWASLTEPDRTARWYGPWTGEAGPGRNIKVQMTFEEGQPWMEMHIEACEPPHRLEVSATDEAGSWLLEVQLTQQNDTTEFRFIQHLTTDHLGMVSQVGPGWEYYLDMFGAAHTGANRPEFSDYYPAFAEYYENLAKG, from the coding sequence ATGACCACCCAACCCACCGGACGTCTGCTCACCACCGACGCCGGGCGCGACCTGATCCTGACTCGAACCTATCGCGCACCGATCGCCGACGTCTGGGCGAGCCTGACCGAACCCGATCGCACCGCCCGCTGGTACGGGCCATGGACGGGTGAAGCCGGGCCGGGCCGCAACATCAAGGTGCAGATGACTTTCGAAGAGGGGCAGCCCTGGATGGAAATGCACATCGAGGCCTGCGAACCGCCGCACCGCCTGGAAGTCTCCGCGACCGACGAAGCCGGTTCTTGGCTGCTGGAAGTGCAGTTGACCCAGCAGAACGACACCACCGAATTCCGCTTCATCCAGCACCTGACCACCGACCACCTGGGGATGGTGTCCCAGGTCGGGCCCGGCTGGGAGTACTACCTGGACATGTTCGGGGCGGCCCACACAGGTGCGAACCGCCCCGAATTCAGCGACTACTACCCCGCTTTCGCGGAGTACTACGAAAACCTGGCCAAAGGCTAG
- a CDS encoding YebC/PmpR family DNA-binding transcriptional regulator, protein MSGHSKWATTKHKKAGIDAKRGKLFAKLIKNIEVAARTGGSDPGGNPTLFDAIQKAKKSSVPNDNIERARKRGGGEEAGGADWQTIMYEGYGPNGVAVLIECLTDNRNRAAGEVRVAMTRNGGNMADPGSVSYLFGRKGVVTLEKNGLSEDDVLLAVLDAGAEEVNDLGDSWEVISDPGDLIPVRQALQAAGIDYDSAESGFQPSVSVAVDADGARKVFKLVDALEDSDDVQNVYTNVDISDEVMAQLDD, encoded by the coding sequence ATGAGCGGCCACTCCAAATGGGCCACCACCAAGCACAAGAAGGCGGGTATCGACGCGAAGCGCGGCAAGCTCTTCGCCAAGTTGATCAAGAACATCGAGGTGGCGGCCCGGACTGGTGGCAGTGACCCGGGCGGCAACCCGACGCTGTTCGACGCCATCCAGAAGGCGAAGAAGTCGTCGGTTCCCAACGACAACATCGAGCGCGCGCGCAAGCGCGGCGGCGGCGAAGAAGCCGGCGGCGCGGACTGGCAGACCATCATGTACGAGGGCTACGGCCCCAACGGTGTCGCCGTCCTGATCGAGTGCCTCACCGACAACCGCAACCGCGCCGCGGGCGAGGTCCGGGTCGCGATGACCCGCAACGGCGGCAACATGGCCGACCCGGGTTCGGTGTCCTACCTGTTCGGGCGCAAGGGTGTGGTCACCCTGGAGAAGAACGGCCTGTCCGAGGACGACGTGCTGCTGGCGGTGCTCGACGCGGGCGCCGAAGAGGTCAACGACCTGGGCGATTCCTGGGAGGTCATCAGCGACCCGGGCGATCTGATCCCGGTCCGCCAGGCGCTGCAGGCCGCCGGAATCGACTACGACTCCGCCGAATCCGGCTTCCAGCCGTCGGTGTCGGTCGCGGTGGACGCCGACGGCGCGCGCAAGGTGTTCAAGCTGGTCGACGCGCTGGAAGACAGCGACGACGTCCAGAACGTTTACACCAACGTCGACATCTCCGACGAGGTCATGGCCCAGCTCGACGACTAG
- a CDS encoding C1 family peptidase, with product MTNHEYPLGAESAESVPTEDRVCNLVPSRETGRDWTFGDAVAVGTLGAVAALPQSVDLRRDWWTIGDQEDTGSCVGWATGDGLMRYHLVTANRIDKTDRISPRFIWMSSKETDEFDQRPETFIEGGGTSLKAAVEVTRKYGAVHEDLLPFHIVTKMYTGAENVFWAHAAQHRVASYFNLRKNLDNWKAWLANHGPILVGFGVDRTWDNATANGGVLEEFVPGTVRGGHAVAVVGYQANGRFILRNSWGTAWGDNGFAYATPAYIAGAFFDESYGITL from the coding sequence ATGACGAATCACGAATACCCGCTGGGCGCTGAGTCGGCGGAATCTGTCCCGACCGAAGATCGGGTGTGCAATCTGGTTCCCTCCCGCGAGACCGGGCGGGACTGGACTTTCGGTGACGCGGTCGCAGTCGGCACGCTGGGCGCGGTGGCCGCGCTTCCGCAGTCGGTGGACCTGCGCCGCGACTGGTGGACCATCGGCGATCAGGAGGACACCGGTTCCTGCGTCGGGTGGGCGACGGGTGACGGGCTGATGCGCTATCACCTGGTCACTGCGAACCGGATCGACAAGACCGATCGGATCTCGCCGCGCTTCATCTGGATGAGCTCGAAGGAGACCGACGAGTTCGATCAGCGGCCGGAAACCTTCATCGAAGGCGGCGGCACCTCGTTGAAGGCCGCTGTCGAGGTGACGCGCAAATACGGTGCGGTCCACGAGGACCTGCTGCCGTTCCACATCGTCACCAAGATGTACACCGGTGCGGAGAACGTGTTCTGGGCGCACGCCGCGCAGCATCGGGTGGCCTCCTACTTCAATCTGCGCAAGAACCTGGACAACTGGAAGGCCTGGCTCGCCAACCACGGCCCGATCCTGGTCGGCTTCGGCGTGGACCGAACCTGGGACAACGCCACCGCCAACGGCGGCGTCCTCGAGGAATTCGTTCCCGGCACCGTCCGTGGCGGGCACGCGGTCGCCGTCGTCGGCTATCAGGCCAACGGCCGCTTCATCCTGCGCAACAGCTGGGGCACCGCGTGGGGTGACAACGGCTTCGCCTATGCGACGCCTGCCTACATCGCGGGCGCGTTCTTCGACGAGTCCTACGGAATCACGCTCTGA